The window AACTGGAATGTGGACATATCGTTGTTCGACAACGAATATTGGGAGTTGATCGAAGCGCACATGGATTTGATCCGTGGACAGGTGCAGTTCCGCAACATTCCGCGGGCGCGCATTCGCGGCATCGAAGCGACCACCAACTGGAGTCACGGCTTGACGGTGAAGAATTGGGCGGTCCGGCCCGGCCTGCAGGCGAGCCTGACCATGATGGATCACATGGATCTGGAATGGCGGGAGCCGCTCACCTATCGCCCCAAGCAGATTGCCGCGGTGAAAGCGTCGCTGAAAATTCAAAAATTTTCTACGCAGGTGGATTACCGTTATGCCAGCCGCATCGAAGCCGTCAAAATCTATCCCATCAACCGGCGAGTGCCGATGAAGTTCATCGATCTGCGTTTTACGTATGACTTCAGTTTTCTCAGCGTCAAGGCCGGGATCAGCAATCTGAACAATTATAATTATGCGCCCATGGAAAGCAATCTCATGCCCATGCGGACGTATACGGTGGGAGTGCAGGGAGAGCTGTAAAGAGCGCGGTCTTTTCGGCCCGGAGCAATCCCCATATTCAAGGGATTCGCTGTGCAAAGGTTTTGCCCTTTGTCAGGAGATTGCTCCATTGAAGGGTGGACGGAGTTGCGGATTCAGAAGCTATGCTCACAATACCAATTCAAAGTATTCTATTTTTCTGTATGGAGAACCTACCTTGGATGCACTGGTTGACAGCCGGCGCCGGTTCGGTGCCGCGCTCAAAACCGCAGACACCACCCGATATCTGGATATGGGTCCCGATTTGGTTTCCCGAATCTCTGATTTTTTTCAGCAGAGCTTTGGCGACCAGCCGGCGGTGATTGTGGCTGATAGGAACACCTATGAGGCCGCCGGTCGGGCCCTCCAGGAACATCTACACAGCAGCCCGACTATGGTGCTCGATCCATTTATTTTCGACGAGCCCGATTTTTGCGCCGAGTACCGCCATGTAGAAAGGTTGCAGGCATTTTTATCCTCAAATCAGGCTGTGCCCATCGCTGTCGGCTCTGGAACCATCAACGATCTGACCAAGTTGGCGGCTTTTCTTTGCCAACGACAGTATCTCGCCTTTGCAACCGCGGCTTCTATGGACGGTTATACCGCCTATGGTGCTTCGATCATCCGCGAGGGCTTTAAGCAGACTTTTTTTTGTCCAGCGCCGAAGGCTGTAGTGGTTGATCTGGAGGTCATCGCCGCTGCGCCGGCGGAGCTGAACGCCGCCGGGTATGGCGATCTCCTGGCCAAGATGCCGGCCGGCG is drawn from bacterium and contains these coding sequences:
- a CDS encoding sn-glycerol-1-phosphate dehydrogenase, coding for MDALVDSRRRFGAALKTADTTRYLDMGPDLVSRISDFFQQSFGDQPAVIVADRNTYEAAGRALQEHLHSSPTMVLDPFIFDEPDFCAEYRHVERLQAFLSSNQAVPIAVGSGTINDLTKLAAFLCQRQYLAFATAASMDGYTAYGASIIREGFKQTFFCPAPKAVVVDLEVIAAAPAELNAAGYGDLLAKMPAGADWLVADALGLDPIDKTAWQMVQTPLRYWLADPKGVRQGQLPALTNLMEGLLMSGLAMQKTQSSRTASGAEHQFSHLWDNQHLRYNGSIPFHGFKVAIGTLAVTALYQVLLRMSADHFSQALHHVA